A genome region from Aliivibrio salmonicida LFI1238 includes the following:
- a CDS encoding FecCD family ABC transporter permease codes for MNNADNQLTSTPDLAILPSLISRNKKVTTTLILLIILSFSAIISGLLLGTTTLSPFYLLRLFSENNLNHDTLIIQARLPRVLIGLLAGMSLAMAGCVMQALTRNPLADPGLLGVNAGANASIITLSLLSFSANWPLFWLAIPGALLTSVMVYLLSRGHNQSPTRLILSGAAISAVLGAYVQARVIVNPSLFSDLKYWMSGSLSGLQLSDINTIWPYFIIATVILLLLAPALNLLSIDRNIAISLGANLRWQPQLGWLGATILCAASTATVGSLTFVGLASAHLSRFIAPQDFRWQLPISALIGGNLVVIADVIARTLMPPTELITGIVVAMLGAPFLYLAVRRDQMKKSSSVTPCKRRLKRNSNEN; via the coding sequence ATGAATAACGCAGATAACCAATTAACTAGTACACCTGACTTGGCTATTCTCCCTTCTTTAATCAGCAGAAATAAAAAGGTCACTACCACATTAATATTGCTAATTATATTAAGTTTTTCTGCAATTATTTCTGGGCTTCTTTTAGGAACAACAACCCTATCTCCCTTTTATCTACTGCGCTTATTTAGTGAAAATAATCTCAATCACGATACTCTTATTATACAAGCTCGACTCCCACGAGTTCTGATTGGTTTATTGGCTGGAATGTCATTAGCAATGGCAGGCTGCGTCATGCAAGCCTTAACTCGAAACCCTTTAGCTGATCCGGGTTTACTCGGTGTAAATGCGGGAGCGAATGCCTCAATAATAACACTCAGCTTATTATCATTCAGTGCCAACTGGCCTCTTTTTTGGTTAGCGATTCCTGGTGCGTTACTCACGAGCGTGATGGTCTACTTATTGTCACGAGGCCACAATCAATCCCCAACAAGGCTTATCCTATCTGGTGCCGCCATTAGTGCCGTATTAGGTGCTTATGTGCAAGCAAGAGTCATCGTAAACCCATCGCTTTTTAGTGACCTAAAGTATTGGATGTCGGGGTCATTATCAGGACTCCAACTATCTGATATTAATACGATATGGCCTTACTTTATTATCGCTACTGTCATTCTTCTTCTATTAGCTCCTGCTTTAAATTTACTCTCTATCGATAGAAACATTGCGATATCCTTGGGGGCGAATTTACGATGGCAGCCGCAACTAGGTTGGCTTGGCGCTACGATTTTGTGTGCGGCCTCAACCGCCACCGTCGGGTCACTGACTTTTGTTGGTTTAGCATCCGCCCACCTTTCTCGATTTATTGCCCCACAGGATTTTCGCTGGCAATTGCCCATATCGGCACTCATTGGCGGTAACCTTGTTGTTATTGCTGATGTGATCGCCCGAACACTCATGCCTCCGACAGAGCTTATTACTGGCATCGTTGTCGCTATGCTCGGCGCTCCTTTTCTCTACCTCGCAGTGAGAAGAGATCAAATGAAAAAGTCGTCATCAGTAACACCTTGTAAACGACGTCTGAAGAGAAACTCAAATGAAAACTAA